One Pseudocalidococcus azoricus BACA0444 DNA segment encodes these proteins:
- the mutY gene encoding A/G-specific adenine glycosylase: MATVQDSAGRYSSSSLPVPQLRQALLGWYAECGRDLPWRQTQDPYAIWISEIMLQQTQVQTVIPYYHRWLEAFPNISTLAQASQQQVLKLWQGLGYYARARNLHTAAQKILSEHDGQFPQGLEAVMDLPGIGRTTAGGILSAAFNQPQPILDGNVKRVLARLYALKQPPQKVVKLLWQLSSNLLDPVAPCEFNQALMDLGATICLPKNPQCPACPWLNYCQAHQQNLVKNIPMTTPSQPIPHKIIGVAVIWNSQNQVLIDRRPADGLLGGLWEFPGGKVEPNETIPACIQREIQEEIGIEIVVGDELIRVDHAYSHFKVTLVVHHCQYLSGDPQPLACEEVRWVTVAELNDYPFPKANEKIITALLAQARGDEHH, from the coding sequence ATGGCAACCGTTCAAGATAGCGCGGGACGTTATAGTTCTTCATCATTGCCAGTTCCCCAACTGCGCCAGGCCTTGTTAGGTTGGTATGCCGAATGTGGGCGAGATTTACCATGGCGGCAAACTCAAGACCCCTATGCCATCTGGATTTCGGAAATCATGCTCCAGCAAACCCAGGTGCAAACGGTTATTCCCTACTATCACCGCTGGTTAGAGGCTTTCCCAAATATCTCCACGCTCGCCCAGGCCAGTCAGCAACAGGTGCTCAAACTCTGGCAAGGATTAGGCTACTACGCCCGTGCTCGTAATTTACACACCGCTGCCCAGAAAATTCTCTCGGAACACGACGGCCAGTTTCCCCAAGGTCTAGAGGCTGTGATGGATTTACCGGGGATTGGGCGAACTACGGCCGGGGGAATCCTCAGCGCCGCCTTTAATCAACCCCAGCCCATTTTGGATGGCAATGTCAAACGGGTTTTAGCGCGGCTCTATGCTCTGAAGCAGCCCCCCCAAAAAGTGGTCAAACTCCTTTGGCAGCTGTCCAGTAATTTATTAGATCCAGTAGCTCCCTGTGAGTTTAACCAGGCCTTGATGGATTTAGGGGCCACGATCTGCCTACCCAAAAATCCCCAATGTCCGGCTTGTCCTTGGTTAAACTATTGCCAGGCCCATCAGCAAAACCTTGTCAAGAATATTCCCATGACAACTCCGAGTCAGCCCATTCCCCACAAGATCATTGGTGTAGCAGTGATTTGGAACAGTCAGAATCAGGTGCTAATTGATCGGCGGCCCGCAGATGGGTTACTAGGGGGGCTATGGGAATTTCCGGGGGGCAAAGTTGAACCCAATGAAACAATTCCGGCCTGTATCCAGCGGGAAATCCAAGAGGAAATTGGTATCGAGATTGTGGTAGGAGATGAATTGATTCGGGTGGATCATGCCTATAGCCATTTCAAAGTCACCTTAGTTGTGCATCACTGCCAGTATCTATCAGGAGACCCCCAACCCCTAGCCTGTGAGGAAGTCCGTTGGGTGACGGTTGCCGAGTTGAATGATTACCCCTTTCCAAAAGCTAATGAAAAGATTATTACTGCCCTCTTAGCCCAGGCCCGAGGGGATGAACATCATTAA